A genomic segment from Candidatus Nitrospira nitrosa encodes:
- the darT gene encoding type II toxin-antitoxin system toxin DNA ADP-ribosyl transferase DarT, translated as MPPNPTPILRFTHVDNLDTIIRRGGLHAPNHVPNDGLSYRFCHSAAIQSARAQTSIRLGPGGTIHDYVPFYFGCLSPMLLNLKTGRVEGYSEGQDPLVYLVSSAQALETAGIRFVFSDGHGLVTFSQWFDNLDKLDAVDWTLVNERYWTDTIDDMDRKRKKQAEFLVHQCCPWSLIQEIVVIDGRMKQRVETILAAFPAGQRRVVRVDRNWYYW; from the coding sequence ATGCCTCCCAATCCTACCCCAATTCTTCGATTCACCCACGTGGACAACCTTGACACGATCATTCGGCGAGGCGGTCTTCATGCTCCGAATCATGTGCCGAATGACGGGTTGTCCTATCGATTCTGTCATAGCGCTGCAATTCAGAGTGCTCGTGCTCAGACGTCTATTCGTTTGGGGCCGGGTGGGACAATTCACGATTATGTCCCATTCTATTTCGGCTGTCTGTCTCCGATGTTGTTAAACCTGAAAACCGGACGCGTAGAAGGTTATAGCGAAGGACAGGATCCCCTGGTCTATCTTGTCTCGTCGGCTCAAGCCCTGGAGACAGCGGGTATCAGGTTCGTGTTCTCGGATGGCCATGGACTGGTTACCTTCTCTCAATGGTTCGACAACCTCGACAAGCTGGATGCAGTTGACTGGACATTAGTAAACGAGCGGTATTGGACAGACACCATCGATGACATGGATCGTAAGCGTAAGAAACAGGCTGAGTTTCTTGTGCACCAGTGCTGTCCGTGGTCTTTGATTCAGGAGATTGTGGTGATTGATGGGAGGATGAAACAACGCGTTGAGACAATCCTGGCCGCTTTCCCTGCAGGTCAGAGGAGGGTAGTCAGGGTTGATCGGAATTGGTATTATTGGTGA
- a CDS encoding type II toxin-antitoxin system PemK/MazF family toxin, translated as MACKPGDLVLIPFPYSDLQSAKKRPVMVLTPSDRHADFIGLAITPVAQPNHAMPIVATDLVEGALPKACWIRFDKVFTLSESSIVKTFGALSPQTIQAVLQGLCSVVGYARK; from the coding sequence ATGGCGTGTAAGCCAGGCGACCTGGTCTTGATTCCGTTTCCCTATTCTGATCTCCAGTCGGCCAAGAAACGGCCTGTCATGGTCTTGACCCCTTCGGATCGACATGCCGACTTCATCGGGTTGGCCATCACCCCAGTTGCCCAGCCAAATCACGCCATGCCAATCGTTGCAACGGACTTGGTGGAAGGCGCTCTCCCCAAAGCTTGTTGGATCAGGTTCGACAAAGTCTTTACCCTGTCCGAAAGCAGCATCGTCAAAACCTTCGGCGCACTGTCGCCACAAACCATACAAGCCGTGTTGCAAGGGCTCTGCTCCGTCGTTGGGTATGCCCGCAAATGA
- a CDS encoding tetratricopeptide repeat protein, with amino-acid sequence MTCLLSRVTVLALMVLLLVGAGCFQKRKPLVPLTLDGAARPQAMTLTEQGTQAYQAQQFEDAKRYFEQAVTEAPGSGPAHYNYALALNALGDAEVARKHFLEAADLSPGDKVIWDSPALSPYGNPENKNKKMPGPYTPRRSSFGGGMPGGY; translated from the coding sequence ATGACTTGTCTCCTTTCGCGCGTGACGGTTCTCGCCCTCATGGTTCTGCTGCTCGTCGGTGCCGGCTGTTTCCAGAAGCGGAAGCCGCTGGTGCCGCTCACTCTGGATGGGGCAGCCCGGCCGCAGGCCATGACCTTGACAGAGCAAGGTACGCAGGCCTATCAAGCCCAACAGTTCGAGGATGCGAAGCGATATTTCGAGCAAGCTGTCACTGAAGCGCCAGGCTCAGGCCCGGCCCACTACAATTATGCGTTGGCTCTGAATGCACTCGGCGATGCAGAAGTCGCCAGGAAGCATTTTCTCGAAGCCGCGGATCTCTCCCCTGGAGACAAGGTCATTTGGGATTCACCGGCACTCTCGCCATACGGCAATCCGGAGAACAAGAACAAGAAGATGCCGGGGCCCTATACGCCTCGTCGGTCATCGTTCGGTGGCGGTATGCCTGGTGGGTATTAA
- a CDS encoding cyclophilin-like fold protein: MDPMTVPAKRIRITVGGVRLEAELRKTKTADEVYAALPVTASINTWGEEFYFPLPGVRDHRETATTQVKVGDVAFWGVGQVLAIFFGRTPMSMGADPVPADRVNIVGKIVGDATQLRQVMHAPSIVLEQG, translated from the coding sequence ATGGATCCTATGACTGTGCCGGCAAAACGAATCCGCATTACCGTCGGGGGCGTTCGGTTGGAGGCGGAACTCAGAAAGACCAAGACGGCGGACGAGGTCTATGCGGCGCTTCCCGTGACGGCGTCGATCAATACGTGGGGCGAGGAGTTCTATTTCCCTCTTCCCGGAGTCCGCGACCATCGGGAAACCGCGACCACGCAGGTGAAAGTCGGTGATGTCGCGTTCTGGGGGGTCGGGCAAGTCCTGGCCATCTTTTTTGGGCGAACGCCGATGAGTATGGGCGCCGACCCGGTTCCGGCCGATCGTGTGAATATCGTCGGGAAGATCGTCGGCGATGCCACACAGCTCCGGCAGGTCATGCACGCGCCGTCCATTGTGCTTGAACAGGGGTAG
- the darG gene encoding type II toxin-antitoxin system antitoxin DNA ADP-ribosyl glycohydrolase DarG, with translation MIRNTTGNLLQTDAEALVNTVNCDGFMGKGIALQFKQAWPDNFDAYAKACRAKEVRPGHMLVWESGRMVNPRYIINFPTKRHWREKSRLEDIRNGLRALVEDIRRLGIRSIAVPPLGCGNGGLDWQAVRPLIEAAFAELPDTQVHLFSPSGSPEAKTMPVNTKRPEMTISRALFVKVMHQYESLSYRLTLLEIQKLMYFLQEAGEPLRLRFQAGTYGPYAANLNKVLERIEGHLIRGYGDSQRPDTEIELLPDAAKEADLYLSQHPLPIVRVNRVSNLIQGFETPYGMELLSSVHWVCTHSKPKAITPEAAIESVHGWNERKQKMFRPEHIRVAYQRLRELAWIAK, from the coding sequence ATGATTCGTAACACTACAGGCAACCTTCTCCAAACTGACGCGGAAGCCCTCGTCAATACCGTTAACTGCGACGGTTTCATGGGCAAAGGTATTGCTTTGCAGTTCAAGCAAGCTTGGCCTGATAACTTCGATGCTTATGCCAAGGCTTGTCGTGCGAAGGAAGTTCGTCCAGGGCATATGCTGGTTTGGGAGTCTGGCCGAATGGTCAATCCCAGATACATCATTAATTTCCCCACCAAGCGACATTGGCGAGAAAAGTCTAGGCTTGAGGACATCCGAAACGGTCTCCGTGCGTTGGTCGAGGATATCAGGCGGCTGGGAATCCGCTCGATTGCAGTACCTCCGCTCGGCTGTGGGAATGGCGGTTTGGACTGGCAAGCTGTTCGCCCACTCATTGAAGCGGCTTTTGCTGAGTTGCCTGATACACAGGTGCACTTGTTCAGTCCTTCAGGCTCGCCAGAGGCTAAGACCATGCCGGTCAACACGAAAAGACCGGAGATGACCATCAGCCGTGCTCTATTCGTGAAGGTCATGCACCAATATGAGTCTTTGAGTTACCGTCTCACTCTTCTTGAAATCCAAAAGCTGATGTACTTTCTTCAGGAGGCGGGCGAGCCTCTTCGCTTACGGTTCCAGGCGGGGACCTATGGCCCGTACGCTGCAAACCTGAACAAAGTATTGGAACGAATTGAGGGACATCTCATTCGCGGGTATGGCGACAGTCAGAGGCCTGACACTGAAATTGAGTTGCTTCCCGATGCGGCGAAAGAGGCTGACTTATACCTCAGCCAACATCCGCTGCCGATCGTCCGGGTGAATCGCGTGAGCAACCTTATTCAAGGGTTCGAGACTCCTTACGGTATGGAGCTTCTTTCTTCCGTCCACTGGGTTTGCACGCATAGTAAGCCAAAGGCAATTACCCCAGAGGCAGCTATAGAGTCAGTGCATGGATGGAACGAGAGAAAGCAGAAGATGTTCCGCCCAGAGCATATCCGTGTTGCGTACCAGCGTCTTCGTGAGCTTGCTTGGATAGCCAAGTGA
- a CDS encoding type I restriction endonuclease subunit R, producing MPTPEDKAREQIDRALEQSGWKVQDTKSANLHAGRGVVLRNFPLVSGHGFADYLLYIDGKAAGVIEAKKEGVTLIGVEVQAEKYSKGLPSDLPAHVRPLPFLYQSTGVETRFTNGLDPHPRSRPVFSFHRPETLASFMPHHDEVPKDLHGASLAAETATTLRGRLKTLPSLSTTGLWPAQITAITNLEQSMAQDRPRALIQMATGSGKTFTAINFIYRLIKFGGAKRVLFLVDRGNLGDQTLKEFQQYVSPYNNFKFTEEFIVQRLAGNTLDTTARVCISTIQRMYSMLKGRELSDEDEEASVSDLERLFKKPDPLDYNPSIPIETFDIIVTDECHRSIYNLWAQVLEYFDAHLIGLTATPNKQTFGFFNQNLVMEYNHEQAVADGVNVNYDVYRIRTAITQTGSTVEAGYSVQLMNRETRTKRWERLDDDFAYDPDQLDRDVVAPDQIRTIVKAFRDKLFTDIFPGRTEVPKTLVFAKDDAHAENIVEILREEFGKGNEFAQKITYRTTGVSPKDLIKSFRNSYHPRIAVTVDMIATGTDIKPVEIVVFMRAVKSRTFFEQMKGRGVRVIKPDDLKAVTPDATTKDHFVIVDTVGVCEQDKTDARPMEKKPDVAFEKLLQAVALGNTEEDVLTSIAGRLARMEHRITKADEQAIRKASGGFSLKDLSRSLVEAVNPDRQEERATQQFGTSKPTEQQIQQVATKLIQTAAKPFHDPKFRELLVEIKKKNELTIDHVSQDQVIEAGFSAGALARARTIVQSFEQFITQHKDEITALQVLYSKPYKQRLKFEDIKDLANAIEKPPYLWNESQLWQAYAALEKSKVKGTSGKRILTDLVSLVRFATHQDNELVPFPEKVNANFNAWLGEQEGRGRKFTDEQRQWLSMIRDHIAANMGVESDDFEYAPFSQAGGLGKAYRLFPDGLQTIIESLNMALVA from the coding sequence ATGCCGACGCCTGAAGATAAAGCCCGCGAGCAGATTGATCGGGCGTTGGAACAATCCGGCTGGAAGGTCCAAGACACCAAGTCGGCCAATCTTCATGCCGGCCGGGGAGTCGTCCTGAGAAATTTCCCTCTCGTGAGCGGGCACGGCTTCGCGGATTATCTTCTCTATATTGATGGTAAGGCTGCCGGGGTTATCGAGGCCAAGAAAGAAGGCGTGACTCTCATCGGCGTGGAAGTCCAGGCCGAGAAATACAGTAAGGGCCTCCCATCAGACTTGCCCGCCCATGTCCGACCCTTGCCATTTCTCTATCAGAGCACCGGCGTAGAAACGCGATTCACGAACGGCCTCGATCCTCATCCGCGCAGCCGTCCGGTATTCAGCTTCCATCGACCTGAGACACTGGCTTCGTTCATGCCGCACCATGACGAAGTGCCAAAGGATTTGCACGGCGCATCCTTGGCCGCTGAAACAGCCACCACACTGCGTGGCCGCTTGAAGACGCTGCCGTCGCTGAGCACCACCGGCCTCTGGCCAGCGCAGATCACCGCGATCACCAACTTAGAACAGTCGATGGCGCAAGACCGCCCGCGCGCCTTGATTCAAATGGCCACCGGCAGCGGCAAGACCTTCACCGCCATCAACTTCATCTACCGCCTCATCAAGTTCGGTGGGGCCAAGCGCGTCCTCTTTCTCGTGGATCGCGGGAACCTGGGCGACCAGACGTTAAAAGAGTTCCAGCAATACGTTTCGCCCTACAACAACTTCAAGTTCACCGAAGAGTTCATCGTTCAGCGGTTGGCGGGCAATACTCTCGATACCACCGCGCGGGTCTGCATCAGCACGATCCAGCGCATGTATTCCATGCTCAAGGGGCGGGAACTGTCGGACGAAGACGAAGAAGCCTCCGTCTCTGACCTCGAACGGCTCTTCAAGAAACCCGATCCGTTGGACTACAACCCGTCGATTCCGATTGAGACTTTTGACATCATCGTCACCGACGAATGCCACCGGTCCATTTACAACCTCTGGGCGCAGGTGCTGGAATACTTCGATGCCCACCTCATCGGCCTCACTGCCACGCCCAACAAGCAGACCTTCGGCTTCTTCAATCAAAATCTCGTGATGGAATACAACCATGAGCAGGCCGTGGCCGACGGCGTCAACGTCAACTACGACGTGTACCGCATCCGCACCGCCATCACGCAGACAGGCTCCACGGTCGAGGCCGGGTATAGCGTGCAGCTGATGAATCGGGAGACGCGGACCAAACGGTGGGAGCGGCTGGACGATGACTTTGCGTATGATCCTGATCAGCTCGACCGCGACGTGGTCGCGCCGGACCAGATCCGCACCATCGTCAAAGCCTTCAGGGACAAGCTCTTCACTGATATCTTTCCCGGCCGCACCGAAGTGCCGAAGACCCTCGTCTTTGCCAAGGATGACGCTCACGCGGAGAACATTGTCGAAATCCTGCGCGAAGAGTTCGGCAAGGGCAACGAGTTCGCTCAGAAGATCACCTATCGCACCACCGGCGTAAGTCCCAAGGACCTCATCAAGTCCTTTCGAAACAGCTATCATCCCCGAATCGCCGTCACGGTGGACATGATCGCCACCGGCACCGACATCAAGCCGGTCGAGATCGTCGTCTTCATGCGCGCGGTCAAATCCCGCACCTTCTTCGAGCAGATGAAGGGCCGGGGTGTCCGCGTCATCAAGCCGGATGATCTGAAGGCCGTCACGCCGGATGCCACGACCAAAGACCACTTCGTCATCGTTGATACCGTCGGCGTGTGCGAGCAAGACAAGACCGACGCGCGACCGATGGAGAAAAAGCCCGACGTGGCCTTTGAGAAGCTGCTTCAAGCCGTCGCATTGGGGAACACGGAAGAGGACGTCCTCACCAGCATCGCCGGACGGCTGGCCCGCATGGAGCATCGCATCACCAAGGCCGATGAACAGGCCATCCGCAAAGCGAGCGGCGGTTTCTCGCTCAAAGACCTCAGCCGAAGTCTCGTGGAAGCGGTCAATCCAGATCGGCAGGAAGAGCGAGCCACGCAGCAGTTCGGCACAAGCAAGCCGACAGAGCAGCAGATTCAGCAGGTGGCCACCAAGCTGATCCAAACAGCGGCCAAGCCGTTTCACGATCCGAAATTCAGGGAACTCCTGGTCGAGATCAAAAAGAAGAACGAACTGACCATCGATCACGTGAGCCAGGACCAGGTCATCGAAGCAGGTTTCAGCGCCGGCGCGTTAGCACGCGCCCGTACCATCGTGCAATCGTTCGAACAGTTCATTACACAGCACAAAGACGAGATCACCGCCCTGCAGGTGCTCTACAGCAAGCCGTATAAACAGCGGCTGAAGTTCGAGGACATCAAGGACCTGGCCAACGCCATTGAGAAGCCGCCCTACCTCTGGAACGAATCGCAGCTCTGGCAGGCCTATGCGGCGTTGGAGAAGTCGAAGGTTAAAGGAACGAGCGGCAAGCGCATCCTGACCGATCTGGTTTCTCTTGTCCGCTTTGCCACGCATCAGGACAATGAGCTGGTGCCATTTCCCGAGAAGGTCAATGCCAACTTCAACGCCTGGCTTGGGGAGCAGGAGGGCAGAGGCAGGAAGTTTACCGATGAGCAGAGGCAGTGGCTCAGCATGATTAGGGACCATATTGCGGCAAACATGGGGGTTGAATCAGACGACTTCGAGTACGCACCCTTTTCCCAGGCCGGTGGGTTGGGAAAAGCCTATCGATTGTTTCCGGACGGCCTTCAGACCATAATAGAAAGCCTGAATATGGCCCTGGTGGCCTAA
- a CDS encoding restriction endonuclease — protein MPERLPSHFIDLVQDALLKSFWRKNALLNFLRRHKIAEGFLATWQETETKRVFVGRLFPKLESDSKGAQVIKQMGASLSDQVKFPDLEGWEDAPAKIQSAKEAIVALRHYLNMQKQNADDAKTREETRKAAHQRMQETIKKRQSLETLAEKLKELSRRIGTAEAGYEFQDWFFDVVDFFEMTNRRPYSSGGRQIDGSVTVEGTTYLTELKFTREQAGAPDVDTFLAKVNDKADNTMGIMISMSGYSSTAVEQASGRKTPIILLDHGHVYLVLNGSWTLAEVVSRVRRHASQTARAFLPASEFGA, from the coding sequence ATGCCTGAACGGTTACCCTCTCATTTCATTGATCTGGTCCAAGATGCACTGCTGAAATCGTTTTGGAGGAAGAATGCCCTTCTAAACTTTCTCCGGCGTCACAAGATTGCAGAAGGTTTTCTTGCAACATGGCAAGAAACTGAAACCAAGCGTGTGTTTGTAGGGCGATTGTTTCCAAAGCTAGAATCGGATAGCAAGGGTGCTCAGGTTATTAAGCAGATGGGTGCGTCGCTCTCCGATCAAGTGAAGTTTCCCGACCTCGAAGGCTGGGAAGATGCGCCCGCAAAGATTCAATCGGCTAAAGAGGCAATAGTGGCACTTCGTCACTATTTGAATATGCAGAAGCAAAACGCAGACGATGCCAAGACGAGGGAAGAGACCAGAAAGGCCGCTCATCAGCGAATGCAGGAGACGATTAAGAAGCGACAATCTCTGGAAACCCTCGCCGAGAAATTAAAGGAACTTTCAAGGCGGATCGGTACTGCGGAGGCTGGTTACGAGTTCCAAGATTGGTTTTTTGATGTGGTCGATTTCTTCGAGATGACTAATCGGCGTCCATATTCTTCAGGCGGACGGCAGATTGATGGGTCTGTAACGGTTGAGGGCACGACCTATTTGACCGAATTGAAGTTCACCAGAGAACAAGCGGGTGCCCCAGATGTTGATACATTCTTGGCTAAAGTGAACGACAAGGCCGACAATACGATGGGAATCATGATTTCTATGTCTGGTTATTCATCGACAGCGGTTGAGCAAGCGTCTGGACGGAAAACGCCTATCATTCTGCTGGACCATGGCCATGTCTACCTCGTGCTAAACGGGAGCTGGACGTTAGCTGAAGTAGTGTCGCGCGTGAGGAGGCATGCGTCACAAACTGCACGCGCGTTTCTTCCGGCTTCGGAGTTTGGAGCCTAG
- the bcp gene encoding thioredoxin-dependent thiol peroxidase produces MSKELAVGDKAPELGIPDQHGKSVMLKSFKGKQIVLYFYPKDDTPGCTKESCDFRDVESQILRAGGAIVGVSLDGKESHQKFIKKFGLPFPLLSDEDAAISKAYGVYKEKNMYGKKYWGIERSTFVIDPEGNVKAVFRKVKVDGHADEVLTALKA; encoded by the coding sequence ATGAGCAAAGAACTGGCGGTCGGAGACAAGGCACCGGAGTTGGGCATTCCAGATCAGCATGGAAAATCCGTGATGCTCAAGAGTTTTAAGGGAAAACAGATCGTCCTCTATTTCTATCCGAAAGACGATACGCCTGGCTGTACGAAAGAGTCCTGTGATTTTCGCGATGTGGAGTCGCAGATTCTTCGGGCCGGAGGAGCGATCGTCGGGGTGAGTTTGGATGGAAAAGAATCACACCAGAAGTTCATTAAGAAATTCGGACTTCCGTTTCCGCTGCTCAGTGATGAAGATGCCGCTATCTCGAAGGCGTATGGTGTCTATAAAGAGAAGAATATGTACGGCAAGAAGTACTGGGGCATCGAGCGCAGTACGTTTGTCATCGATCCTGAAGGAAACGTGAAGGCAGTCTTTCGGAAAGTGAAAGTCGATGGGCATGCGGATGAAGTACTCACAGCGTTAAAAGCATAA
- a CDS encoding type I restriction-modification system subunit M → MTTSAIVSKLWNYCNVLRDDGMSYGDYVEQLTYLLFLKMADERTKPPYLPAHGAQAGNQPLSIIPDKYSWPSLLKHDGDDLFDHYRHLLEELGKEKGMLGLIFTKAQNKFQDPVKLRRLIVDLIDKEDWSTMSADVKGDAYEGLLEKNAQDTKSGAGQYFTPRPLIQAMVEAIGPKSSETTCDPACGTGGFFLAAHDYIVKHSPNLTKDEKRQLKQGTFKGWELVQSTARLCAMNLMLHGIGSDKELPIKAGVDSLASDPGDRFEIVMTNPPFGKKSSTTIVGEEGEVSKERDVVERDDFWATTSNKQLNFVQHVKTLLKQNGRAAVVVPDNVLFEGGAGETVRRKLLHECDVHTLLRLPTGLFYAQGVKANVLFFDKKPASETPWTKKLWIYDLRTNKHFTLKTDPLKREDLDEFVKCYNPTNRHSRKATWSDKKPEGRWRAYDYDDLIARDKASLDIFWLKDDSLEDSANLPNPDIIAQEIVDDLESALEQFRLIANDLGGAASSGSV, encoded by the coding sequence ATGACTACTTCTGCAATTGTTAGCAAACTTTGGAATTACTGCAATGTGTTGCGGGATGATGGAATGTCCTACGGCGACTACGTCGAGCAATTGACCTATTTACTCTTCCTCAAGATGGCCGACGAGCGCACGAAGCCGCCGTACCTGCCCGCGCACGGCGCGCAGGCGGGCAACCAACCACTCAGCATTATTCCCGACAAGTACAGTTGGCCCAGCCTCCTGAAGCATGACGGCGACGATCTGTTCGATCACTACCGACATCTTCTGGAAGAACTGGGTAAGGAAAAGGGCATGCTCGGCCTGATCTTTACCAAGGCCCAGAACAAGTTTCAGGACCCGGTCAAGCTTCGGCGGCTGATTGTGGATCTGATCGACAAAGAAGACTGGTCCACGATGAGCGCCGACGTGAAAGGGGATGCCTACGAGGGCTTACTCGAAAAGAACGCGCAAGACACCAAGTCCGGTGCGGGGCAGTACTTCACGCCCAGGCCGCTGATCCAAGCGATGGTTGAGGCCATTGGCCCGAAGTCCAGTGAGACCACCTGCGACCCGGCCTGCGGGACCGGCGGATTCTTTCTGGCGGCGCACGACTACATCGTGAAGCATTCTCCCAACCTAACCAAGGATGAAAAGCGGCAGCTCAAGCAAGGCACGTTCAAGGGGTGGGAATTGGTCCAAAGTACCGCGCGGCTTTGTGCCATGAACTTGATGCTTCACGGGATCGGTAGCGATAAGGAATTACCGATTAAGGCTGGAGTGGACTCTTTGGCGAGTGACCCTGGCGATCGATTCGAGATTGTCATGACCAACCCGCCATTCGGGAAGAAGAGCAGCACGACGATCGTCGGAGAAGAGGGCGAGGTTTCAAAAGAACGGGATGTCGTCGAGCGTGACGACTTCTGGGCGACAACCTCAAACAAGCAGCTCAACTTCGTGCAGCATGTCAAAACCTTGCTGAAGCAGAATGGCCGCGCCGCCGTCGTGGTGCCGGACAATGTCCTCTTCGAAGGCGGGGCAGGGGAAACTGTGCGCCGCAAGCTCCTGCACGAGTGCGATGTGCACACCCTCCTGCGTCTGCCGACCGGGCTCTTCTACGCGCAGGGCGTAAAAGCCAACGTGCTCTTTTTCGACAAGAAGCCCGCGAGTGAGACCCCCTGGACCAAAAAGCTCTGGATCTACGATCTCCGTACGAACAAACACTTCACGCTCAAGACCGATCCGCTCAAGCGCGAAGACCTCGACGAATTCGTGAAGTGCTACAACCCGACGAACAGGCACTCCCGCAAAGCCACTTGGTCTGACAAGAAGCCCGAAGGCCGCTGGCGTGCCTACGATTATGACGACCTCATCGCCCGCGACAAAGCCAGTCTCGATATCTTCTGGCTCAAAGACGACTCCTTAGAAGACTCCGCCAACCTTCCCAACCCCGACATCATCGCCCAAGAAATCGTCGACGATCTTGAATCCGCCCTCGAACAGTTCAGGCTGATTGCGAATGATCTGGGTGGGGCAGCGTCGAGTGGATCGGTGTAA
- a CDS encoding restriction endonuclease subunit S → MKTIAGSKATSDWGKVRIGDALRLINGRAFKPTEWRESGIPIVRIQNLNNAEAPFNYYKGDLPEKFLLNSGDLLFAWSGTPGTSFGAHIWRGGKAWLNQHIFKVMFDEADFDKKFLQLAINQNLNEYIRAAHGGAGLAHITKGRFEQSELVKPTLDEQRDIVAEIEKQFSRLDEAVANLKRVKANLKCYKAAVLKAAVEGKLTEDWRKQHPNVEPASKLLERILAERRAKWSGRGKYKEPISPDGRSAPSLPEKWCWLSVDAIAFVTKLAGFEYTKYVKYDQGGDLAVIKAENAGRYGFKRTEFSRVKNSTVAHLTRSRLYPGDLLMVFVGAGTGNVARVPDDQPYFLGPNIAMIRVTSELVSPGYLELFLRSPLGNAIALGFAKAVAQPSLSMGTIRMISIAIPSLSEQLCIVAEVERRLSIIEELEAAVKVNLARADRLRQSILSQAFNGKFISNGVRG, encoded by the coding sequence GTGAAGACAATCGCGGGGAGTAAAGCAACGAGTGATTGGGGCAAGGTTCGTATTGGCGATGCCCTCAGGTTGATTAACGGGCGAGCTTTCAAACCGACCGAATGGAGAGAAAGCGGCATCCCGATCGTCCGTATCCAAAATCTGAATAATGCGGAAGCTCCCTTCAACTACTACAAGGGGGATCTACCAGAGAAGTTCTTGCTTAATAGCGGCGATCTGCTGTTTGCTTGGTCTGGCACGCCCGGAACTTCATTTGGTGCCCATATATGGCGCGGTGGGAAGGCTTGGCTAAACCAACACATCTTTAAGGTGATGTTTGACGAAGCTGATTTCGATAAGAAGTTTCTTCAGCTTGCGATCAACCAGAACCTCAACGAATATATCCGTGCTGCACATGGTGGAGCTGGGCTGGCGCATATCACTAAGGGCAGGTTTGAGCAATCAGAGTTGGTCAAGCCGACCCTAGATGAACAACGCGACATCGTCGCGGAGATTGAAAAGCAATTCTCCCGTCTCGACGAAGCCGTCGCCAATCTCAAGCGCGTCAAAGCCAACCTCAAATGCTACAAAGCTGCCGTCCTCAAAGCCGCTGTCGAAGGGAAGTTGACCGAAGACTGGCGCAAGCAGCACCCTAACGTCGAGCCAGCCAGCAAGCTCCTCGAACGCATCCTCGCCGAACGCCGGGCGAAGTGGAGTGGAAGAGGGAAATACAAGGAGCCTATTTCTCCGGATGGCAGGAGTGCGCCGTCGCTACCAGAGAAATGGTGCTGGTTAAGCGTAGATGCAATAGCATTCGTCACCAAGCTCGCAGGGTTCGAATACACGAAATACGTAAAATATGACCAAGGTGGCGATCTTGCCGTCATAAAAGCCGAGAACGCGGGCAGGTATGGCTTTAAGAGAACTGAGTTCTCCCGCGTCAAAAACAGCACAGTCGCTCACCTTACCCGCTCCCGATTATACCCCGGTGATCTTTTGATGGTCTTCGTCGGAGCAGGAACCGGAAATGTAGCTCGAGTGCCGGATGACCAACCGTATTTTCTCGGCCCTAACATTGCGATGATTAGAGTGACTTCTGAACTCGTGTCGCCGGGCTACCTGGAACTGTTTCTCCGTTCACCCCTTGGAAACGCAATAGCGTTAGGATTTGCCAAAGCGGTAGCGCAGCCTTCTCTTTCCATGGGAACGATTCGGATGATTTCCATCGCGATTCCTAGTCTTTCCGAACAACTTTGCATCGTGGCCGAAGTCGAGCGCCGCCTGTCGATCATCGAGGAACTCGAAGCCGCCGTCAAAGTCAACCTCGCCCGCGCCGATCGTTTGAGGCAGTCCATCCTTTCACAGGCCTTTAATGGAAAGTTCATATCTAATGGAGTGCGAGGGTAA